A region from the Simiduia sp. 21SJ11W-1 genome encodes:
- a CDS encoding VOC family protein, with the protein MNLNQVTLPVSDMESATDFYRKIGFLQIVDTPHYARFECPEGGSTFSLSLEKKEFSNGSIIYFEHENLEEWVRELEAKGIVFDELPTDKRYLWREAILHDPSGNKIKLYWAGENRINPPWRVEIGA; encoded by the coding sequence ATGAATTTGAATCAGGTAACGCTTCCTGTAAGCGATATGGAGTCGGCCACCGATTTTTATCGAAAAATAGGATTTCTTCAAATTGTGGATACTCCACACTATGCTCGGTTTGAATGTCCGGAAGGTGGTTCAACATTTTCGCTTAGTCTAGAAAAGAAGGAATTTTCAAACGGAAGCATTATTTACTTCGAACATGAGAATCTTGAAGAGTGGGTTCGAGAATTAGAAGCTAAAGGTATTGTGTTTGATGAACTTCCAACTGACAAGCGGTATCTTTGGAGGGAAGCTATTCTTCATGATCCGTCTGGTAACAAAATAAAATTGTACTGGGCGGGTGAGAATAGGATAAACCCACCCTGGCGCGTTGAAATCGGCGCATAA
- the cdd gene encoding cytidine deaminase — protein sequence MASYFEKLQALQAHAHAPYSHFQVAAILVLKDGTEVRGVNVENASFGGTICAERSAFVSAVSQTGKVDQFAAIHLLAGKGEQFVMPCGMCRQVMSEFVGSDFPVYLYNTQGASRTVTMGELLPFAFSQADL from the coding sequence ATGGCCAGCTACTTTGAGAAACTGCAGGCGCTGCAGGCGCACGCCCACGCGCCTTACTCCCACTTTCAGGTGGCGGCAATATTGGTGCTGAAAGACGGCACCGAAGTGCGCGGTGTAAACGTAGAGAACGCATCCTTCGGCGGTACTATTTGTGCCGAGCGCTCGGCGTTTGTGAGTGCGGTTTCGCAAACGGGCAAGGTAGATCAATTTGCGGCCATTCATTTGCTGGCGGGCAAGGGCGAACAATTTGTGATGCCCTGCGGTATGTGCCGCCAGGTGATGAGCGAATTTGTGGGCTCAGATTTCCCCGTGTATTTGTACAACACCCAAGGTGCAAGCCGCACGGTTACCATGGGCGAGCTGCTGCCTTTTGCCTTTAGCCAAGCGGACCTTTAG
- a CDS encoding LacI family DNA-binding transcriptional regulator — MATLKDIAKELGVSVATVSYALTGRGSVSPAMREKVQATVERLGYQPNRKAQAMRTGITRCIGLIIPDLTNPFFPQLAQKIEFEARAAGLSVFVVDCQNQAEHEDEGLNLMEQQQVDGVIWCPTGNRSTQRLARLHCPVVLVDRPLPGFDAVHSDYHAGGQLLAQHAIELGHSNVGLISGPQETESARLRRAGFLEAARGRITIAWEESVPFSSELTLSARDALARNKASLVVAGNDLIAVGALDELRKLGKRVPEDVSLMGFDDIPWAALITPTLTTIRQPIAALAHEALSLLTAKMKDRTRPVSTRVVGVSLVQRNSAISAKR, encoded by the coding sequence GTGGCTACCCTAAAAGACATCGCCAAAGAACTGGGCGTATCTGTTGCTACTGTGTCTTATGCGCTCACTGGCCGCGGCTCGGTTAGCCCTGCCATGCGCGAAAAGGTACAGGCCACCGTAGAGCGCCTGGGCTACCAGCCCAATCGTAAGGCGCAGGCTATGCGCACGGGCATTACCCGTTGTATTGGGCTGATTATTCCCGATTTAACCAACCCCTTCTTCCCGCAGCTTGCGCAAAAAATCGAGTTTGAAGCCCGCGCGGCCGGGCTTTCGGTGTTTGTGGTGGATTGCCAAAATCAGGCCGAGCATGAAGATGAAGGCCTGAACCTGATGGAACAGCAGCAGGTAGATGGAGTGATTTGGTGCCCCACGGGCAACCGTTCCACCCAACGTTTGGCACGCCTGCATTGCCCTGTGGTTTTGGTAGACAGGCCACTGCCAGGCTTTGATGCAGTGCATTCCGATTACCATGCAGGCGGGCAATTGCTGGCCCAGCACGCCATTGAGCTTGGCCACAGCAATGTGGGCTTGATTAGCGGGCCGCAAGAAACCGAAAGCGCGCGGTTGCGCCGGGCGGGTTTTCTTGAAGCCGCGCGCGGGCGCATCACAATTGCGTGGGAAGAATCTGTGCCCTTTTCCTCAGAGCTTACGCTAAGCGCACGCGATGCTCTGGCGCGCAATAAGGCAAGCTTGGTGGTAGCCGGTAACGATTTGATTGCTGTGGGCGCGCTGGACGAGCTGCGCAAGCTCGGCAAGCGGGTACCTGAAGATGTTTCACTCATGGGGTTTGACGACATTCCCTGGGCGGCCCTGATTACCCCAACGCTCACCACCATTCGCCAACCCATTGCAGCATTGGCCCATGAGGCGTTGTCTTTATTAACGGCCAAAATGAAAGATCGCACTCGGCCGGTGAGCACCCGCGTGGTAGGCGTTTCGCTGGTACAACGCAATTCCGCCATTAGCGCCAAACGCTAA
- a CDS encoding HAD family acid phosphatase codes for MRLNTILPLLCLLALPACGNPSDTAAFKPATKSVENGAEKSLTKPLRLASWNIEHLAERDGEGCKPRTEADYTQLRDYAARLNADVVALQEVESEAALARVFPKDKWQFVVSPRAASQTYECRGSTQFSTQQRVAFAIRKGVEFSYNPQENLTALGLNEDGLRLGLVITLTHTQPATKLLAIHAKSGCFINDYQREQDKRACKLLGRQAPVLDAWVEAQLATNTPFAILGDFNHRLLAPNNRLWQELSKVDGQPAAVVNAMSGLQSCHPKYKELIDHIVFGGPAATGFVRFSARSHNYEHTMLADHCAISAELQPVLSPAAAATQPVSSAVKWTQHSVEYALLTRALFAKAQANLMQTHTGFQKPWVVFMDVDETLLDNSQYNRARDEQGLGFSAASWASWVSAEQAGEVPGAKAFANAVLAAGGQLALITNRERTQDHHTWANLKALGFNINRQNTCILGRTAEDKHAIGKPGIANDKDLRRQQLLAGNAHACWAEDASAKAHWARPLQLVLEVGDNIQDFSQLRQATASAEALAERQGRDLLLLPNAMYGSWSH; via the coding sequence ATGCGCCTCAACACTATACTGCCCCTGCTGTGTTTACTGGCCTTGCCCGCCTGCGGCAATCCTTCAGACACTGCGGCTTTTAAACCTGCAACAAAATCTGTTGAAAACGGCGCCGAAAAAAGCCTCACAAAACCCTTGCGGCTAGCCAGTTGGAACATTGAGCATCTGGCCGAGCGCGATGGCGAAGGCTGCAAGCCGCGCACCGAAGCAGACTACACCCAGCTGCGCGACTATGCCGCGCGCCTGAATGCCGATGTGGTAGCACTGCAAGAGGTGGAATCCGAGGCGGCACTTGCGCGGGTATTCCCAAAGGATAAATGGCAATTTGTGGTGTCGCCACGGGCGGCCAGCCAAACCTACGAATGCCGGGGCAGCACACAGTTTTCTACCCAGCAGCGCGTAGCATTTGCCATTCGCAAGGGCGTTGAGTTCAGCTACAACCCGCAAGAAAATCTTACCGCACTTGGCCTGAATGAAGATGGCCTGCGACTTGGCCTGGTAATTACCCTCACCCACACGCAACCGGCCACAAAGTTGCTGGCCATTCACGCAAAAAGTGGCTGCTTCATTAACGACTACCAGCGCGAACAAGACAAACGCGCCTGCAAATTATTGGGCCGCCAAGCGCCGGTATTGGATGCCTGGGTAGAGGCGCAGTTGGCCACCAATACGCCCTTTGCCATTTTGGGTGATTTTAACCATCGCTTACTGGCGCCGAACAATCGGCTGTGGCAAGAGCTTTCAAAAGTGGACGGCCAGCCTGCGGCCGTGGTGAACGCCATGAGCGGCTTGCAAAGTTGCCACCCGAAATACAAAGAGCTGATAGACCACATAGTGTTCGGTGGGCCTGCCGCCACGGGCTTTGTGCGTTTTAGTGCGCGCTCGCATAACTATGAGCACACCATGCTTGCAGATCACTGCGCAATCAGCGCTGAACTGCAGCCGGTGCTTTCGCCTGCGGCCGCAGCAACTCAGCCTGTAAGCAGCGCCGTAAAATGGACGCAGCACTCAGTGGAATATGCACTGCTTACCCGCGCACTCTTTGCCAAGGCCCAAGCAAACCTCATGCAAACCCACACAGGCTTCCAAAAACCCTGGGTAGTGTTTATGGATGTGGATGAAACACTATTAGATAACAGCCAATACAACCGCGCGCGCGATGAACAAGGCCTGGGCTTCAGCGCCGCCAGCTGGGCCAGCTGGGTGAGTGCCGAGCAAGCCGGTGAAGTGCCCGGCGCCAAAGCTTTTGCCAACGCCGTGCTGGCAGCCGGTGGCCAACTGGCACTGATTACCAACCGTGAACGAACGCAAGATCACCACACCTGGGCAAACCTTAAGGCACTGGGTTTTAACATCAACCGGCAAAATACCTGCATTCTTGGGCGCACCGCTGAAGACAAACACGCAATTGGCAAACCCGGTATCGCAAACGATAAAGATTTGCGCCGCCAGCAACTACTGGCAGGTAACGCTCACGCCTGTTGGGCAGAAGATGCCAGCGCAAAAGCACACTGGGCCAGGCCGCTGCAGTTGGTGCTGGAAGTGGGCGATAATATTCAGGATTTCAGCCAGCTGCGCCAAGCGACGGCTTCGGCAGAGGCCTTAGCAGAGCGCCAGGGGCGCGACCTATTGCTGTTGCCCAACGCCATGTACGGTTCTTGGTCACACTGA
- a CDS encoding DNA polymerase II, which translates to MIHKPPQALPSEQGFLLTRDWRDTRAGLALELWLHTAKGARALRITGLESVCFFAAEDEPQVARALTGLTGWRTQSLTLKTHAGTPVQGLYCREHRIQREAVQRLGEQGIRLWESDIRPADRFLMERFITADLAYTPGPQSRGFIAPKSLARAQACPLSLGVLSVDIETSLDGKQLFSIGMQGMGVRRVYMVGAQSAADEQLELVGASSERDCLDKFLRAVRLLDPDILIGWNFVSFDLWMLQKFCDNARLPFAIGRDGRAPRWREEGGESERRYVHIAGRVALDGIDLLKAAAHSFDSYGLNHVAGKVLGAAKLIEGNHRGEEILRLYREDKPSLAAYNLQDCQLVSDIFAKLKLLDFAVARARLTGLPLDRIGGSVAAFEYAYLPRLHRAGFVAPNLGEVQSDVISPGGLVMDSRPGVYQNVVVLDFKSLYPSIIRSFLIDPCGYWLARTEGFNPALHVQGFNDAYFVKQGHLLPGIIETLWAARDAAKQAQDQPLSHAIKIIMNSFYGVLGSEGCRFFDPRVCSSITLRGHEIIQRSRVWIEAQGFDVIYGDTDSVFVWVDAQRTERCPAEVGKSLAHSLNRWWADHLRDAHGVQSALEIEFETHFEQFFMPTIRGSEQGSKKRYAGIVRNSAGEQQLIFKGLESVRTDWTPLAREFQTALYWKLFNGEPYSEWVQAWVASLLAGERDEQLVYRKRLRRKLADYAKNRPPHVQAAIKLAARGDRPRRGDWVSYCITVNGPEPVCDTQGEPLALPAPMDYTHYLERQLQPVADAILPFFNSDFSALVDAQLNLW; encoded by the coding sequence GTGATCCACAAGCCCCCCCAAGCCCTGCCGAGTGAGCAGGGCTTTTTATTGACCCGTGATTGGCGCGATACCCGCGCAGGCCTGGCACTTGAGCTGTGGCTGCACACGGCAAAAGGCGCCCGGGCGCTGCGCATTACAGGCCTTGAAAGCGTCTGCTTTTTTGCCGCCGAAGACGAGCCTCAAGTTGCACGCGCACTCACAGGTCTTACCGGCTGGCGCACGCAAAGCCTCACCTTAAAAACCCACGCGGGCACACCTGTACAAGGGCTATATTGCCGCGAGCATCGCATTCAGCGCGAGGCTGTGCAGCGCCTGGGCGAGCAGGGTATTCGGCTTTGGGAATCCGACATTCGCCCGGCCGATCGCTTTTTAATGGAGCGCTTTATCACGGCCGATCTTGCGTATACGCCGGGCCCGCAAAGCCGAGGTTTTATTGCACCCAAAAGCCTTGCCCGCGCACAGGCCTGCCCCCTGAGCCTTGGCGTGCTCTCGGTAGATATTGAAACTTCACTCGATGGCAAGCAATTGTTTTCCATCGGCATGCAGGGCATGGGTGTGCGCCGGGTGTACATGGTGGGCGCGCAATCGGCAGCAGATGAACAACTTGAACTCGTTGGCGCCTCAAGCGAGCGCGATTGTCTGGATAAATTTCTACGCGCCGTGCGGCTGCTAGACCCAGACATACTCATTGGCTGGAACTTCGTGAGCTTTGATTTATGGATGCTGCAAAAATTCTGCGACAACGCCCGCCTGCCGTTTGCCATTGGCCGCGATGGCCGGGCACCGCGTTGGCGTGAAGAAGGCGGCGAGAGTGAGCGCCGCTATGTGCACATTGCCGGGCGCGTGGCGCTCGATGGCATAGATTTGTTAAAGGCTGCCGCCCACAGCTTCGACAGCTACGGCCTAAACCATGTGGCAGGCAAAGTGCTGGGCGCGGCCAAGCTGATTGAAGGCAATCACCGTGGTGAAGAAATACTGCGCCTTTACCGCGAAGATAAACCCAGCCTTGCCGCCTACAACCTGCAAGATTGCCAGCTCGTTTCAGATATTTTTGCCAAGCTAAAACTGTTGGACTTCGCCGTGGCCCGCGCGCGCCTGACGGGCCTGCCGCTTGATCGCATTGGTGGCTCGGTGGCGGCTTTTGAATACGCCTACCTGCCGCGCCTGCACCGCGCAGGTTTTGTGGCGCCCAACCTCGGCGAGGTGCAATCAGATGTCATCAGCCCTGGCGGGCTGGTAATGGATTCGCGCCCCGGGGTTTACCAAAACGTGGTGGTGCTCGATTTCAAAAGCCTCTACCCCTCAATTATTCGCAGCTTTTTAATAGACCCATGTGGCTATTGGCTGGCGCGTACCGAGGGCTTCAACCCGGCGTTGCATGTGCAGGGCTTTAACGACGCCTATTTTGTGAAGCAAGGCCATTTATTGCCGGGCATTATTGAAACCTTGTGGGCCGCGCGCGATGCCGCCAAGCAGGCACAAGATCAACCGCTTTCGCACGCCATTAAAATTATTATGAACTCCTTTTACGGCGTGCTGGGCTCAGAGGGCTGCCGGTTTTTCGACCCTCGGGTGTGCAGCTCAATTACCCTGCGTGGCCATGAAATCATCCAGCGCTCCAGGGTGTGGATTGAAGCCCAGGGCTTTGATGTGATTTACGGCGATACGGATTCGGTATTCGTGTGGGTAGACGCCCAGCGCACCGAGCGCTGCCCGGCCGAGGTGGGCAAAAGTTTGGCGCACTCGTTAAACCGCTGGTGGGCTGATCACCTGCGTGATGCCCACGGCGTGCAAAGCGCGCTGGAAATTGAATTTGAAACCCACTTCGAGCAATTTTTTATGCCCACCATTCGCGGCTCTGAACAGGGTAGCAAAAAGCGCTACGCCGGCATTGTGCGAAACAGTGCGGGCGAGCAGCAGCTGATTTTCAAGGGCCTTGAAAGTGTGCGCACCGATTGGACGCCCCTGGCGCGTGAGTTTCAAACCGCACTTTACTGGAAGCTGTTTAACGGCGAGCCCTACAGCGAATGGGTGCAAGCCTGGGTGGCCAGCTTGCTGGCGGGCGAGCGCGATGAGCAGCTGGTGTACCGCAAGCGCCTGCGTAGAAAATTGGCAGACTACGCAAAAAATCGACCACCCCATGTGCAGGCAGCCATTAAGCTTGCCGCCCGCGGCGACAGGCCCCGGCGCGGCGATTGGGTGAGCTATTGCATTACCGTGAACGGGCCCGAGCCCGTGTGTGATACACAAGGCGAGCCACTGGCATTGCCGGCGCCTATGGATTACACCCACTACCTTGAAAGGCAGCTGCAACCAGTGGCCGATGCCATACTGCCGTTTTTCAATAGCGACTTCAGTGCACTGGTAGATGCCCAGTTAAACCTTTGGTAA
- a CDS encoding DUF2333 family protein: MAWNKLQKFWHQRKRSLADYSADVREDWSTQNPLWRWLAGAALLLLLVVGGLGFYFDTEPELFDVNAVAKQRVPVAEPRAKPVVGATTTATLIELSSRMLNKRGGYLSNDVMPPGVWMDNIPSWEYGVLIQVRDMSKAMREAFSRSQSQSREDADLTLAEPRFNFDHKSWVWPSTESQYQEGIIKLESYLARLVDDQAPDAQFYARADNLNYWLRSVESRLGSLSQRLSASVEKVRINTDLGGDASAHQSTATPREIVVKTSWWEIDDVFYEARGTSWALLHLLKAIEIDFADVLDNKNALVSLQQIIRELEATQEPLGSPMVLNGSGFGMLANHSLVMANYISRANAAIIDLRELLAQG; this comes from the coding sequence ATGGCGTGGAATAAATTGCAAAAATTCTGGCATCAACGCAAGCGCAGCCTTGCAGATTACAGCGCCGATGTGCGCGAAGACTGGTCTACCCAAAACCCCTTGTGGCGCTGGCTTGCAGGCGCTGCATTGCTGCTGCTGTTGGTTGTTGGCGGCCTGGGTTTTTATTTTGATACCGAGCCCGAGCTGTTTGATGTGAACGCCGTTGCCAAGCAGCGGGTGCCGGTGGCTGAGCCACGCGCCAAGCCTGTGGTAGGTGCCACCACCACGGCAACATTGATTGAGCTTTCCTCGCGCATGCTCAACAAGCGCGGCGGCTATTTGAGCAACGATGTGATGCCGCCAGGTGTATGGATGGATAACATCCCCAGCTGGGAATACGGCGTGTTAATTCAGGTGCGCGACATGAGCAAGGCCATGCGTGAAGCCTTTAGCCGCTCGCAGTCGCAATCGCGCGAAGATGCAGACCTCACACTGGCCGAACCGCGTTTTAATTTCGATCACAAAAGTTGGGTGTGGCCGTCTACGGAATCCCAATACCAAGAGGGCATCATCAAGCTTGAAAGCTACCTGGCACGGCTTGTGGATGATCAGGCACCTGACGCCCAGTTTTATGCCCGCGCAGATAACCTCAACTACTGGTTGCGCTCGGTGGAATCACGCCTTGGCAGTTTGTCGCAGCGCCTGTCGGCAAGTGTAGAAAAGGTGCGTATTAATACCGATTTAGGCGGCGATGCATCGGCCCATCAATCTACCGCAACCCCCCGTGAAATTGTGGTGAAAACCAGTTGGTGGGAAATAGACGACGTATTTTATGAAGCCCGTGGCACCTCCTGGGCGTTGCTGCATTTACTGAAAGCCATTGAGATAGATTTTGCCGATGTACTAGACAACAAAAATGCGCTGGTAAGTTTGCAACAAATTATTCGCGAGCTTGAGGCCACTCAAGAACCCCTTGGCAGCCCCATGGTGCTGAACGGTTCAGGCTTTGGCATGCTCGCCAACCACTCACTGGTGATGGCCAATTACATTTCACGGGCCAATGCCGCCATTATCGATTTGCGCGAGCTGTTGGCACAAGGCTAA
- a CDS encoding copper chaperone PCu(A)C: MNIRTWLLAGLCWAPMVAAEIIVSDVWARETVPGTNTSALFATLENTTRKPTRLVSVSVEGVDKAELHAHTEEGGMMRMRRVEAVEVGGRAEVKLAPGGFHVMLFQLAKPLKAGNEVPVVFQFANGEKVSARARVVNPKQAMQHHNH, encoded by the coding sequence ATGAACATTCGCACGTGGTTATTGGCAGGCCTTTGTTGGGCGCCTATGGTGGCTGCAGAAATTATCGTCAGTGACGTGTGGGCACGCGAAACCGTGCCTGGCACCAATACCTCTGCGCTGTTTGCCACGCTCGAAAACACCACCCGCAAGCCCACGCGCCTGGTGAGTGTAAGTGTTGAAGGCGTAGATAAAGCCGAGTTGCACGCGCATACCGAAGAGGGTGGCATGATGCGTATGCGCCGCGTTGAGGCAGTAGAGGTAGGTGGCCGCGCCGAGGTCAAGCTTGCGCCCGGCGGTTTTCATGTGATGTTGTTCCAATTGGCCAAGCCGCTCAAGGCAGGCAACGAAGTGCCGGTGGTATTCCAATTTGCAAATGGTGAAAAGGTTAGCGCCCGCGCGCGCGTAGTGAACCCCAAGCAAGCCATGCAACACCACAATCACTAA
- a CDS encoding EAL domain-containing protein: MSLLRQLVLAITLLVVLLLAGSMTVSVYNARTHFFEQMQVHAQDTATALGFSISQAAQEKDAALIGSMVDVIFDRGYYQRISYSTLEGEPVVVRETALQAGEVPQWFVDLIHIPSPRGESEVIHGWFRLGKIQVVSHTGLAYRDLWRVFTEQLWLFAFTAVLAYGMAGVSLHFLLRPLKKIERQAEAICRREFPEQQREPRAKELRSMVQAMNRMVAKIRDMFSEQIELTESLHRASHVDPVTGLSNRLDFDARLEAFIKSEQGGGEGALLLGQVSQLEQYNQKLGREAGDRLLATIANTLKPILLATPGAIVSRRSGADFCIFVPGIDRLQTEALCEQLMSELAAISWPDGPMPFHLGAVHETSVTLDSQLLSRADAALRTAQHQADANWHLGLQHSRAERPAGEWRNLLRGIIDEGLLQLHFQPVFNRERELLHSEVLVRMDIDGQLQSAGSFLPQVERFALSDALDKSVLTLLAEQPAQGSHAFAVNLSPRSVALPSFREWLKGFLAEHPNLARHLILEVSESVVQSHCQALTHLVQEVGEWGTQVALDHFGVAGSAFNYLQTLPLYCLKVDRSFIAQLHTRQDNQFFVKSLAHIAHSCDMLLLAEGVESEPEWAQAMALGLDGGQGYLLARPAPDLPAGKLHK; this comes from the coding sequence GTGAGTTTACTGCGTCAATTGGTTTTAGCGATTACCCTGCTGGTGGTGCTGCTACTGGCCGGCAGTATGACCGTCAGCGTGTACAACGCGCGCACCCACTTTTTCGAGCAGATGCAGGTGCACGCGCAAGATACCGCCACAGCGCTGGGGTTCAGTATTTCCCAGGCAGCCCAAGAAAAAGATGCAGCCCTCATTGGCTCAATGGTGGATGTGATTTTTGATCGCGGTTACTACCAGCGCATCAGCTACAGCACCCTTGAAGGCGAGCCCGTGGTGGTGCGTGAAACCGCCCTGCAGGCAGGTGAGGTGCCGCAGTGGTTTGTTGATCTTATTCATATTCCAAGCCCACGGGGCGAGTCTGAAGTGATTCATGGCTGGTTTCGGCTGGGCAAAATTCAGGTGGTGAGCCACACGGGCCTTGCCTATAGAGATTTGTGGCGTGTGTTTACCGAGCAGCTCTGGCTGTTTGCCTTCACCGCCGTGCTGGCCTACGGCATGGCCGGGGTGAGCTTGCACTTTTTGTTGCGCCCCTTGAAAAAAATCGAGCGCCAGGCAGAGGCCATTTGCCGGCGCGAATTCCCTGAGCAGCAGCGCGAGCCGCGCGCTAAAGAATTGCGCAGCATGGTGCAGGCCATGAACCGCATGGTGGCCAAAATACGCGATATGTTCAGCGAGCAAATTGAACTCACTGAATCGCTGCACCGCGCCTCCCATGTAGATCCCGTTACCGGGCTTTCTAATCGGCTGGATTTCGATGCCCGCCTGGAAGCTTTTATAAAATCGGAACAGGGTGGCGGTGAGGGTGCCTTGCTGTTGGGGCAGGTGTCGCAGCTTGAGCAATACAACCAAAAGCTTGGGCGCGAAGCGGGCGACCGGTTGCTGGCAACCATCGCCAACACCCTCAAGCCCATCTTGCTGGCAACGCCCGGGGCCATTGTTTCACGCCGCTCGGGTGCCGATTTCTGTATCTTCGTGCCGGGCATAGACAGGCTGCAAACAGAGGCCTTGTGCGAGCAGCTCATGAGTGAGCTTGCGGCCATCAGCTGGCCCGATGGCCCCATGCCCTTTCACTTGGGCGCCGTACATGAAACCAGCGTAACCCTCGATAGCCAGCTGTTAAGTCGTGCCGATGCCGCCCTGCGCACGGCCCAGCATCAGGCCGATGCGAACTGGCACCTGGGCCTGCAGCACAGTCGGGCCGAGCGCCCGGCGGGTGAGTGGCGCAACCTATTGCGCGGCATTATTGATGAAGGCCTGTTACAGCTGCATTTCCAGCCTGTGTTCAATCGCGAGCGCGAGCTACTGCACAGCGAAGTACTGGTGCGCATGGATATCGACGGCCAGCTGCAAAGCGCGGGCAGTTTTTTGCCGCAGGTTGAACGCTTCGCACTTTCCGACGCGCTGGATAAAAGCGTGCTGACTCTCTTGGCCGAGCAGCCCGCCCAGGGGAGCCATGCCTTTGCGGTTAACCTCTCGCCGCGCTCGGTGGCGTTGCCAAGTTTCCGTGAATGGCTGAAAGGCTTTTTAGCCGAGCACCCCAACCTTGCGCGCCATCTTATTTTGGAGGTGAGTGAGTCGGTGGTGCAGAGCCACTGCCAGGCGCTTACCCATTTAGTGCAAGAGGTGGGCGAGTGGGGCACGCAGGTGGCGTTGGATCACTTCGGCGTGGCCGGCAGTGCCTTTAACTACCTGCAAACCCTGCCATTGTATTGCCTGAAAGTAGATCGCAGTTTTATTGCGCAATTGCACACTCGTCAGGATAACCAGTTCTTCGTAAAATCCTTGGCTCACATCGCCCACAGTTGCGATATGCTGTTGCTGGCCGAAGGGGTGGAATCTGAACCCGAGTGGGCCCAGGCCATGGCGTTGGGGCTTGATGGAGGCCAGGGCTACCTGTTAGCGCGCCCAGCCCCCGATTTACCGGCAGGCAAGTTGCACAAATAA
- a CDS encoding tetratricopeptide repeat protein: protein MLRVEKHGFYRFLSRGLRRTLVAAMVLGAVLATAACSQVSERIRPATFVPVSTEPKAQAREYIAMADRALADDQLSRPWRNSAVQLYRKALKLDPNNRRALKGLALADRRFVGLANAALSRGNVERAYTLLDRAIELNPENQPARALRQSLVQQEQWLLALGKASVMELDARALSERQEALAKNLQKLAVELASSGERIVIYTRTDAEARWVYQQLKRAKPEVFFSASTGLSATPRIIRVPGSA, encoded by the coding sequence TTGCTAAGGGTTGAAAAGCACGGTTTCTACCGATTCCTGTCAAGAGGTTTACGCCGCACGCTGGTGGCGGCAATGGTGTTGGGCGCAGTGTTGGCCACGGCGGCTTGCAGCCAGGTGAGTGAGCGAATTCGCCCGGCTACCTTCGTGCCCGTGAGCACAGAGCCCAAGGCGCAGGCGCGTGAATACATTGCCATGGCCGATCGGGCGCTGGCCGATGATCAGCTGAGCCGCCCCTGGCGCAACAGCGCCGTGCAGCTGTACCGCAAGGCGCTAAAGCTAGACCCAAACAACCGGCGGGCGCTCAAGGGCCTGGCACTGGCAGACCGCCGCTTTGTGGGGCTTGCTAACGCAGCCCTGAGCCGTGGCAACGTCGAACGTGCCTATACCTTGTTGGATCGCGCCATTGAGCTGAACCCGGAAAACCAGCCCGCGCGTGCGCTGCGCCAATCATTGGTTCAGCAAGAGCAGTGGCTACTGGCGCTGGGTAAAGCCAGTGTCATGGAGCTGGATGCCCGCGCCCTGTCTGAACGGCAGGAGGCGCTAGCGAAAAATCTGCAAAAACTGGCCGTGGAACTTGCGAGCAGCGGCGAGCGCATTGTGATTTATACCCGCACCGATGCCGAGGCCCGCTGGGTGTATCAGCAGCTCAAGCGCGCCAAGCCTGAGGTGTTTTTCAGCGCCTCAACGGGCCTTTCTGCCACGCCGCGCATTATTCGCGTGCCAGGTTCTGCCTGA